A region of the Stutzerimonas stutzeri genome:
CGCTGCGCCTGGAGCCATCCCTCCCTGGGAGTACAACAATAAAATGCCATCGCTTCTTGACCTGCTGCGCAACCGTCTGAGTTCCCTGCTGCCCAGCGAGCTCAAGCCCAACGAGCTTCGCCATCTGCTCAGCCCGCGGCGCCATCCGCTGCTGCTCTGCCAGCGCCGCGCGACCTTGATCGTCAATCGCGTACGCCTGTTCGCATTCCTGTTCGCGGTGTTGACCCCATTGTGGAGCCTGATCGACCTGATGGTGTTCGAGCCCCGGCTATGGCTGGCGTTGCTCGGTTTCCGGATGATGGCCTGCCTGGCCTTTACCTGCCTTCTACTGTTTTATCGCCCGAGCGGTAATCTGCTGGATGCTTACCGGGCTATCGCGATTCTGTTCGCCATTCCGACCATCTTCTATATCGCCTCGCACACCTTGCTCGGCAGTTATCAGCTGGCGCAGTTTTCCGCTGTGGTTGGCGCCGGATACGCCTTTCTGCCGTTCGTGCTGATGGCCGGGTTGACCATCTTCCCGCTGACGCTGATTGAAAACCTGGTGCTATCCGTGCTCTTGCTACTGGCTCAGGCGCTGGCCGGGTACCTCAGTTGGGCGACACTGAACTGGCCGTCTTTCGCTGGTGCATTCTGGCTGCTGATCCTGATTGCCGGCGTCGCCAGCCTGGCCAGCATGAGCCAGCTGGCGTTCATGTTCGCCCTGGTACGTCAGGCGATTCGTGATCCGCTCACAGGGGTTTTCTCCCGTGGCAGCGGCGAGGAAATCCTGCGGCTGCAGTGGGATAGCGCGCAGCGCAAGAATGGCGCGCTCGCGCTGGCCTTCATCGATCTCGACCATTTCAAGTCGATCAACGACAACCATGGCCACGAAGCCGGCGATCAAGTGCTACGCGAGGCTGCCAGGCGCTTGGTGGTGAAACTGCGTGGCTCCGATAGCCTGCTGCGCTGGGGCGGTGAGGAATTTCTGCTGATCATGCCGGACACCGACATGCAGCAGGCGCACAGCGCCTTGGAACGCATCGTCGGTGAGGGCCTCGGCACCCGGCCAGACGGTACGGCGCTAACTGCGAGCATCGGTCTGGCAGAGCGTACTTGCGACCAGGTTGGCGACTATCGAGATCTGCTGGAACTGGCGGATAAGCGCATGTATTACGCCAAGACGAGTGGGCGCAATCGCCTGTGCGCAGTGGAGCAGGGCGAATCGCAGCGGCAGGGTGCTTTTGCCCTTGGAGGTTAATCAGGGTATTGCAAGTCAGGTGCGCGCCGGTACTTGAAGCGGGTCATCGCATCGTGGCCGTTATCAGGTATTGGTAACACCGAACACGTGGCGCATGTAGCTTACGAAGGCCTCGTCGCGGCACATGGTCTTGCCCGGCGAGTCGGAGATCTTCGCTACCGGCTGACCATTGCAGGCGGTCATCTTGATGACCATGTTGGTTGGTTCCACGCCGGGTATGTCGCAGGTAAGCCCGGTGCCGATGCCGAAACTCGGGTTGCTTCGGTCGACCAGGGCGCGGTGAATCTCGAGCGCTTTGGCCAGGTCCAGGCCGTCGGAGAAAATCAGCTGACGGGTTCGCGGGTCGATGCCCAGGCGCTGATAGTGCGCGATGGCTTTCTCGGCCCAGACCAGAGGGTCGCCGGAGTCGTGGCGCAGGCCGTCGAACAGCTTGGCGAAGTAGAGATCGAAGTCGCGCAAGAACGCATCCATCGTGATGCAGTCGGTCAGCGCAATGCCCAGTGCTCCACGATATTCACGTACCCAGCAGTCCAGCGCCGCCACCTGGCTATCGATCAGCCGCGGGCCGAGTTGCTGGTGCGCCATGATCCACTCATGGGCCATGGTGCCCATCGGCTTCACATTCTGCGTGCGCGCCAGATGCACGTTGCTGGTGCCGGCGAAACGGCCCGGAAAGTTGCGTTGCAGTCGATCCACCACCATCGCCTGTACGGCAAAGGAGAAGCGACGACGTGTGCCGAAATCCGCCAGGGTGAAGCTGGCCAGCTCCTCTTCACTGGCCTGACTGCATAGCCAGCTCAGCTTTTCATCCAGCCGGTCGCGCGCCTGGTCCAATGTCACCTCGGGGTAACGCGCGCGGTTGCGCACCTCGCTGACGATGGCCAGGAGCGGCACCTCGAACAGGATCACATGCAGCCAGGGCCCGCGCAGGTGCATCACCAGCTCGCCGTCCTCGATGTTCACATGCAGATAACGCAGATCGAAACGGAACAAGCCGAGAAAGCGGATGAAGTCCGGCTGCATGTATGGGATGCGCTCGAGGTAAGCCAGCTCCTCGGAGGTCATCTGCAGTTCGGCCAGTGCCTCGATCTGCTGACGGATCTCGCCAAGGTAGGGCGTCAGGTCCTCTGCGGAGCGACTGCGAAACGCCCACTCCACCTCTGCATTGGGGTAGTGATGCAGCACTGCCTGCATCATGGTGAGCTTGTAGAAATCGGTATCCAGCAGGCTCTGGATGATCTGGTCGGAAAATGCGCTGCTGCTCATCGACTACTCCAAGTTGGAAAGTGTGTCTGATAATAGCGACAAACGGCATTGGGCGTAGGGTGGGTTCGATAGTGAAACGAATTTTGTGGTTGGAATATGCGCTTGCCATATTGCCATTACTTGGCGGCAAGTGTCGCGGTTGGTGATGTGCTCTATATATTTTTTTAATAACTTCTTTGCGTTGTAAGCGACCGGAAGCGAGCAAGTAGAACATTCGCTGCTGAGGAAAGCTGTTATAAGCGACGGAATATAAAGAAGGGCAGGGGCCAATAACGGCGCCTGCCCCTCTTACGCCGTCAGCGGTTAGCTGCTGCGGCCGCCGCCGTGGCTGTTCTGACCACCCTTGCGGCCAGCTTCTGACGCTTTCTCTTTATCGTTGGCGAAGTTACCGCCGCTGTTGTGGCCGCCCTTGCGGCCAGCTTCTGAAGCTTTCTCTTTATCGTTGGCGAAGTTGCCAGGATTGTTATTTGCCATGTCTTTTTCTCCTCAATGGATAGAGACTTTCACAAAGGGCTGAAGAAAGAGATCAACAGCCTCACTGTGTCAGAGGGAGTCCCGCGGCAGGAGTTTCGAAGAATTTAAGCCTGTAGACGAATGGTTTTCCCTGTGTCGAGTAGGACTATGGCTGGGCGGCGGCAAAAACTGAGTGCAACACCTGACCTTTCCGGTACGGTGCTGCCCCTATGTCTTATACCGAACTCAGCGTTGAAGAGCGCGCCACCATTCAAATCGGTCGTACCCAAGGCTTCAGCCTGCGCAGGATTGCCTGCTTGATCAACCGATCCCCTTCGACCATCAGCCGTGAGCTGCGCCGTAACCGAGGTGCTTGCGGTGGCTACTCGGCCCGCCTGGCCCAGCAGCAAATGCAGGCCCGCCGCCAGGTTTGTCGACCGATGCGAAAACTGTTGCCGGGTAGCGAGCGCTTCGAACTGGTGACCCATATGCTGCGTGAGCGTTTGTCTCCCGAGCAGATTGCCGGCAAGCTGCGCAGCATGAACATACCCAACCTGCGAGATGCCTACGTCTGTCGCGAGACGATCTACAACGCGATCTATGCCCTGCCAGTGGGTGAGCTGCGTAAGGAGCTGATCATCTGTCTGCGCCAAGGCAAGACGACGCGCCGGCCGCGCTCTGGTGGCGTGGATCGGCGCGGCCAGATCCCCGAGATGGTCAGTATTCATGTGCGCCCGCCGGAGATTGAAGACAGGCTGATGCCGGGGCATTGGGAAGGCGACCTCATCAAGGGTAAGGCCAACGCCTCGTCCGTCGGTACGCTGGTGGAACGCACCAGTGGCTACCTGATGTTGGTGAAGATGAACGACGCGACGGCGACTTCGGCACTGGAAGGCTTCAGCGCCGCGCTCAATAGCATGCCGCTGGAGATGCGCAAGAGCATGACTTACGACCAGGGCCGGGAGATG
Encoded here:
- a CDS encoding sensor domain-containing diguanylate cyclase codes for the protein MPSLLDLLRNRLSSLLPSELKPNELRHLLSPRRHPLLLCQRRATLIVNRVRLFAFLFAVLTPLWSLIDLMVFEPRLWLALLGFRMMACLAFTCLLLFYRPSGNLLDAYRAIAILFAIPTIFYIASHTLLGSYQLAQFSAVVGAGYAFLPFVLMAGLTIFPLTLIENLVLSVLLLLAQALAGYLSWATLNWPSFAGAFWLLILIAGVASLASMSQLAFMFALVRQAIRDPLTGVFSRGSGEEILRLQWDSAQRKNGALALAFIDLDHFKSINDNHGHEAGDQVLREAARRLVVKLRGSDSLLRWGGEEFLLIMPDTDMQQAHSALERIVGEGLGTRPDGTALTASIGLAERTCDQVGDYRDLLELADKRMYYAKTSGRNRLCAVEQGESQRQGAFALGG
- the pncB gene encoding nicotinate phosphoribosyltransferase, with the translated sequence MSSSAFSDQIIQSLLDTDFYKLTMMQAVLHHYPNAEVEWAFRSRSAEDLTPYLGEIRQQIEALAELQMTSEELAYLERIPYMQPDFIRFLGLFRFDLRYLHVNIEDGELVMHLRGPWLHVILFEVPLLAIVSEVRNRARYPEVTLDQARDRLDEKLSWLCSQASEEELASFTLADFGTRRRFSFAVQAMVVDRLQRNFPGRFAGTSNVHLARTQNVKPMGTMAHEWIMAHQQLGPRLIDSQVAALDCWVREYRGALGIALTDCITMDAFLRDFDLYFAKLFDGLRHDSGDPLVWAEKAIAHYQRLGIDPRTRQLIFSDGLDLAKALEIHRALVDRSNPSFGIGTGLTCDIPGVEPTNMVIKMTACNGQPVAKISDSPGKTMCRDEAFVSYMRHVFGVTNT
- a CDS encoding general stress protein; the encoded protein is MANNNPGNFANDKEKASEAGRKGGHNSGGNFANDKEKASEAGRKGGQNSHGGGRSS
- a CDS encoding IS30-like element ISPsp7 family transposase, yielding MSYTELSVEERATIQIGRTQGFSLRRIACLINRSPSTISRELRRNRGACGGYSARLAQQQMQARRQVCRPMRKLLPGSERFELVTHMLRERLSPEQIAGKLRSMNIPNLRDAYVCRETIYNAIYALPVGELRKELIICLRQGKTTRRPRSGGVDRRGQIPEMVSIHVRPPEIEDRLMPGHWEGDLIKGKANASSVGTLVERTSGYLMLVKMNDATATSALEGFSAALNSMPLEMRKSMTYDQGREMARHAEITQRTGVAIYFCDPHSPWQRGSNENINGLIRQYLPKGTDLSVHSQEKLDAIALQLNMRPRKRFDFKCPIEVMGEVMQNSMAMRHDAPASIQ